In Gadus morhua chromosome 2, gadMor3.0, whole genome shotgun sequence, the DNA window CCTTACCTCAGCAAAACACCTTACCTTAAACATCCCTTGTCTCAACTCTGTCCTTAAACTGATCTAAAACACAATGAACACCAACCTCAACTAACCCTGATCATTTCAAACTACCGAAATACCGTATAAGTGGTTAACCAGAAAGTTCCAGATGGAACTGGTCCATCTAATGGTAACGGGTTATGTTCCCCTAGCCTCTGAGgccagacggaggaggaggagggaggtctGGTCCGACTTGGCCCAGCTGGTCTCGCTGGGACCACTGCGGTTGGGACGCAGTGACGTCGACCCTGAACCCTATGTACCCATCATAACAAAAGTAAGACCATTAAAGCCTGTACCCATCTGAGAAGCATGACACATGGAATATATAGAGCAGTACATATCGGAGTCTGTGCTGCTTTCTGGGATAGCAGCTGTGTTTGAACACTAACGCCCTGTCGTTTGTTGCTCAACTCAATTGTTGGCACACTAGGTTTTCAAGCAGGAAGTGTTGCCACTTTGCATGACAGGTTTGATTGGAATAATTTGTGTTTAGTATTCTCTGTCATGCATTGCATTCAATTAACTTTGAGTGGGGACTTATGAAAGCGCTGGACAACTGCTTGTGATTTGTTCAGACCAAACTGTTGTTCACGCAAAGTTGAACAGACGCTGCTGATTTCCAGAAACAGATTTCCTGTCACTTCTGTATTCCCTGTGAAAGCCAGGtaaagtgtgtctgtttggtccCCCAGTGTTCCAGGTGACCTACAGTCTAGGAGTTGCAGGGGGAGTCCTGCTGGTGGTTCCACAGAACCCACACAAACCCCTAATTAAAGATCTTATACCAATGTTGATTCACTGCTCATTTTATTTCATCTCTTTCCACGACTTGGTACTCAGTCGACATACAAAAACATTGCGTTGTTCCACACACACCAGTCATTCATGAACTCATAGAATACTACTCGGAGCCCAGCTGTGTGGCGCGAGCTCCTGCTCTACTAGTAGGGTCTGAATTTCCTCTGTGCCCTCAGCAGCGATATCCTCTGTTTATCTTCCTCAAACTTTTTCCTCAGATCAGCAATATCTGAAAGAGAAGTTAAAATGTACACCTCAAACCACCAATATCTAATAAATAACATCCTAATACCATTATTCCAACAATGCATTCTGCCCGGCAACAAGACTCACGTTCtttctgtgtgttcctgtgctgCCAAGTGTAGAAGTTCAAcagctccttcctcttcttcttcctgatCTCCTTCTGCAGagacttctgattggctgcctcaCTGTGGGGGCGGGCCTTGGTGCCCTTGTTTCCTCTCGTGACCTTCACCcaaccctcctcatcctctttctgttcctctgcctcctcctcctgcttcttttCTTTCTGGAGAAAGGAAGTCAGTGATTGGACCGATGTTGGGCGTTCTGAGAGACTGCGTTCCCAATCACGGCACAGAGACGTAGGATGGGTTTTGGATTTGCACACACATCAAAAGTCGGGAGCCATGGTACCTGCAGTTTGAATGCATATCCGCTGAACACTCAACAATATTATGGTGGCGCAGCATGCCTTGGTTACAACAGTGCACCTGTTAGTATTTCCACAAGACGCTATATGGAGGGGATGAAAACTGTTCTGGATTTGGCCTACAGACTCATCCTTTCTTACATTTGTCAGGATGAGGAAGCTTCTTTCTGCTAGTACGAGGTGTCTGACACTTAACTTTTCATTATTAATAAGAATGTAGATTACCTGGATAAGTTATTTTTAACCTACTTCTACGATCCTATGTACACTACCCTAGTGAAACTTCAACCTATGTACACTATCATTTCATGTAATAACTCAATGATATGACAACAGGGTGGAGagtcctcacctcctccttcctcaaGTCGTAGTCAGTCATGAACGCATCGACGGTCTCCTGGAGCTTCTCTGGCAGGATGATTGACTTGCGGTACTGCTCGGCCCATTCTGGAAACAACAGCTCAGTGAGTTTGTACTGGGTAGTCTGGGGGTAGTTTCAgctgtctacctgtaggcatcctagaACAAAATGCCGGAAGCCCTACCTGCAGACCTGTGGTGTAAGGTGTTAAGCCATCCCATTTTGTTTTTGCAAATGTAACATTGGTGTCCAATTCATGtttttataatattatacaCGATGGAatacctttttctttttaggctcaattttaaaaaataataatttcataCATAAGTGGTGTAAAAAGACTAGACTATTGCCATCTAGAAAGCTAAATAATTAATTTACACTGTCCCTCTAAAACCAAATTAATGAGCATTTTAACCAATATAAAATCGAATAGCATGGCACCaattaacaatatatatattgggtTGAGTAAATGCcttatattcaaatatgatgCACATTTTTTACAATATTGCGGTGTAGTTCTGCCAAAGTGTTGTAGCCGTAACCAAGCAGAAGCAGTTAATCAACTGCTGTTGGCAGGTACAATGTCAAACACTGTACCGTCTCTTTAAAATAAAGATGTATTAAATATTGGAAAACTACAATGTAATGTAAAGAGTTGATCCAGATGATCAAGAGTTCAGAAATGTCAGAAAAAgtatataaaatattaaattgtttctcaaaatatataaaaagatgCTTCATGTTATGAGGTAAAGTGGGATATAGCGTTGACTTACTCTGCAAACCGGTTGTGACGGGTTGCTTCTCTGTGCTGATGACCAGGGGGAAATTGTGAGGGTGAGATTTAGCCAACTGGATGCTCTTTGCTTTTCGAAAAACAATGTAAGCCACTTTAAAGCCCTGCAAACAACCAGAGACAATATTGAGTGAACTGAAAACGAATACAACTGACAATATACTATCCAAATTACAGATAGACGCACCTACCTGTTTCTCTGCTGGTTTGAAGATGTTTGATAGCTTGATCTCAGGAACCGATGCAGTACCGGGTCGGTCGCTGAGCTCGACGGACACGACGGCGCCAAACCTAGAGAAGATCTGACTCACCAcggcctgacacacacacacacacacacacacacacacacacacacacacacacacacacacacacacacacacacacacacacacacacacacacacacacacacacacacacacaccttaggtCAGAGCTCCATAGATAGATGTATTACTAAAACGTCGTACCAACAGACATAATATGGCGGAAGACAATATAACGGAAAAGGTTGAAGTTTATGAgacaaaataagaaagaataagCAATTGATACATATTCAGAACACCAACTTATTAAGATGATCCAACTCATTAAACCAACCACATTACAGCATCTCTACTTTTTAGATTGAATTATTGAACCCTCATCACAGCATGTTTTTCATTGTTAGACGGTAACAAACAGACCTGTGAGCAGTACGGAGGAACGTTGAGGACGAACAGAGTCTTGTCCAGCGGTCGGTGTGTTTTGGCCTCTACTCGCACCCGGTGCTCCTTCACATATAACTTGTGTTGTGTATCAGACTCTGCGCTGAATTTTAAGGACAGGACTGAAGAAAACAATACAAATTGACATCCGTAACAATTTTATATTCCGCCTATGAAGAATAATCTCTTGAATCGTTTTTAAAAACCAATCCTTAAAAATAAGGTATCTGCTGGCAGGGATGATGCTCGCTGCCACGGAAATATCACGGCATTTCATATGTTTAATGTTATTTCAGTTATTACAAGTTATAAGATGAGGGCAATCTGAATCTTATGAAGTTATTACCTGCAAATCCACCAGGAATAATACAAGCATTGCCAGCGCCGTGTTTCTTCGTGGAAGGCGCCATGTTTTTACGGGACAACACGCCGTCGAACAGGAAGTGCGACTTAAACCTGACGTCTTCTGGTAGTTGTAGTTTTTACAAAGCAAATCAAGCAAAGATTTGCCTCGAAACGACAGAGTAGAATTCAACGTCTGATTACATTATTTGGCCGATAGATTAATCAAGGAACTTCTGCCCAATAACTTTCCACATCCGAATCAGAGATACATAATTTCATTACTCAACTATTAATTGGTGTCCTTAATGGCACATTTAGTTCATACATACCGGTAGATGAAAAGAGGTCCCTACTATAATCATACTAATTCATGTCCTGTAATGTACAAGACAAGGACAATGGGAGAACCATTAAGTCACCTCTCCAACTTAACCCATCATGGTTTTCTTATCAAACCAATGGGCCAAAAACCTTCTTGTAAGGAGGGATCTTCTGTGTTTCTTCTCCAGGTTACTTCCCATCTGGTTTGAGTTATCCGTCCCATTGGAATGTTCCATCTTCTGTTAATCCACATTCTAAGACCTGGTTGAAAACCGAAACATTGAAATGTATCCGCAGCTCATGGTCAAGATACTTTGGATGTTACATAGCCATTGTATTTATAGGGACGCAGCGAAGCACTAAGATATGATTAATTAGCAATTTCTTTGCTAAAAAACTTTAAAAGTTAACTCATTTTAGGACTTGAACCCAGAACATTTCAGATCACTCTAAGCCAATTACAACTCTTAATGTAGAGCATTTTAGGTCCAACTATTTGGTTACTCTTCTTTAGCACTTTTCATTGCTTTTTAACAACGGACTGATAAAGAGACGCATGTAGAAGGTCTACAAAGCATACGATTTAATGGGATATTTTCACTACTTCATGTCGAGTACTCAAGTGACACATGACAACGCAGCAGACAGTCATGGCTTCTGATACACAACTTCGAAAAGGCCGAACCAAAGAGAAAAATTGCAGATCACGAGAAAAAAAGTAAACCACAAAAATGGCAAAGATAAGACATGAACTACTACAAACATATTAACAGTTTACAGGGATTGATGAAATATTTTGAAATCCAATTGTGGGTTCTTGTAATCATTTGGTTGGTGCAGCGATCAATGAGAAGTTTATGAGCACTGAAATACATCTCCATAACTCCAGGTATACACCGGTATTGCCTTGTTTTCCCCCCATACAATAAAAACATTCCAGCAGCTTCCATTGGTCCAACTGGGAAGCGCCGCGACGAAAGTATACTGGAAGGTAGaagattaaaaataaaataaacggaAATGAACATTGGGGATCAAAAAAACAGGCATTGGTGTCGTTCGGCTGTCAAAACACATCATATTTTAGAGTGGGTTTCCTGTGGTTAGAAAAATGAAAACCAGAGTATaaaggagaaccagagggcGAGTTAGTCTATACTGATGGAGGCGGCGTGTACACCTCTCTGGTCAACTGACAGTGGAACTTAGCCAGAGCTAAACACTAGCAAAACACCCAGATGCTAGCCAGATCGATAAGGCTAGCTAGAAACCATACGCTCGCTAGGACCCGGATGCTGGCTAGATCTTGATGCGGAAGGCAGTGGCCTGGGAGTTGGCCGCGGCGCCGGAGGAGGTGGGcgaggactgggaggagggagacttGAAGAGAGCCTTGAGGATGGTCTGGGGGTCGACCTCGGGGGtcggctgggaggaggagcgcTGGCCGGCTGGCCGAGACAAGGAGGGCGGGAGGCCGTCTCTCTTCACACCTCCTCCGGGGGAATCACTGAGCCtcctggtgggggggaggggaaggagggagggagaacaacGAGGAGgacaagagggaaagagaacTGTGACAGTCTGCCATAAGGGAACTGCCCTTTCCAAAATGTTGGAAAGGGCATTTTTACGTCATTCTTGTTTCAGAAAATACACCCAAGCTTGAATGAGCATCACCCAGTTCAGGATATCAATCATCGATATTCAATGATGATAAACGTTCTTACTTTGAATAATACCACTCATTATGTAGAAATCTTTTTTGTTGTAGTTCTTTGCAtgacttatttttaatgttgaATGTCTTTAACGGGTCAttctatgtgtttgtttaatgaGCAGGGCCAGGCTACTTCAGGAATCTAGCTATACAGGAGGTGAGGCTGAACCAGTTTGGGCTCTTTAATGCAGAGAAAGGCTGTTCCCACCCGGCTGTCTCAACACTACAACAGGGAATTCTATCACCCGTTCAACCAAACCATAAACTAGAGGGAATGGCAACAAACAAACCCAGATCTTAGCATTTGTACGCATCTTCCAATAGTTTATTTTTCTTCATCGCAAAGAGGAGAGTCTAGATGTTTCAATCAGTAGTGTTACTCACAAGAGAATTGGCTGGTCAGAAGTGATGACATTTCCTTGGATGTGAAGGTTACATTTCATGGGTTGACCTAGgagaacacagaaaaacatttgAACAGGACACCTTGGATAAATAAGACACGAACATCCTGTTCCCCTAACACAGCTGTTTAGATCAGTGAACAGCTGTGTTGGGGACATCATTTGCCAGAAGCTTTTAATACATGAACGATTAAAAAAGGAGGGTTCATGTCTAATATTGGTCCCTACCGTCCAGACAGCGGTTGTTGTACTTCCTGTAGGCGCTGACGGCGTCGTCTTTACGCACAAACACCAcctcggccacgcccacctTCACCAACCGTGCCCGCTTTAAGGCACCGCACACGCAGAACAGCTCCtaatcaagaaagaaagaaagaaagaaagaaagacaaagggGAGAGGGAATCGTCAAGAGCAGCAAGAATCCACAAAGGAAAAATAAGCTTATTCCTGATTGGCCAAGGGTTTATCTGAACCAATTGAAGAGGAGCAGCGTCAGCAATAACTTGGCTACAGAGAGAACGCCAGGTCCTATTTGTTTTAAGTACAGTGTATATATGCAGTACAGGGAGTGTATTAGCAGAGGGAAGGTGTGGTCATATTTGTATAGAGTACACTAGCTATGCAGTAGAGGGAGTAAATCAGAAGAGGGAAGGTGATTTCATGTTTGAGAAGAGCAAAGTATAGATGCAGTAGAGGGTGGTTATCTGCAGGTTTCTCACCACTATGTCCTCCTCTGTGACGCGGGGGTGAAGGTTGTTGACTGTGATCTTGGTTCCCTCTAAAGGACTGACGGCCGGCTGGACAACACAGGGCGAGACACACAAATCTTTAAGCACACCAACGGGAGGTCGTACCCCAATCGGTCCGATTTAACCGACAGCACCCACTTTCAGAAAAGCAGTTGGTCGTGCTGACGAGGAGGCGAGGCTGACCTGaggcggggcggggggcgggggactGAGGGCCGCGGGGGCCTGCTGCAGTGTTCTGGAGACGGGCTTCAGCGCGGCACTGGAGGAGCGGAAGGCCGTGGGGCTGGGGCCGGGCCGGGTCGGGGCCACTGGGACTGGGGCCTGGGGGGCCGTGTAGGCGTCGTTCTTCACCACCTTGGTGATGGGGCCCGACATGGAGAACGGGGAGCCCATGGTCCCCGGCTACAAGAGATGGGAATGAAGAAAAGCAGGGTTCTTTCACTTTTCATCCCAGGAACTAAAATACCATTCTTTACCAGAACCCACAGAGGATCTCGAGTAAACCCATTTTGGGTTCCGACCTGTAGTTCAATGAGACGGCCATCGGGATCTAGACACGTTAAATAATCATAACATACCCCATAAGGATGTATCCACTACACACCCACCCATTATCTTGCCAGGAaaatgtcaaaatgtaaattaatATCTCGTAAACCCCAGATTTTTTTGGGGCTGAATACATATGTTTGTACTTCCTTGTCGTCACTTTAAGAAAGGCAGGAAGCTGATACAGTCTGCACCAAAACATTTGTAAAGTAGTATTCTAGAAGCATTGTGAACTCGTTTAACAGCAGCCGAATTCAGTAGATTTAAATATTGCCGTTGTTTCACCCAGAACAACATGCAACCATGTGTACAAAGAAAACAGAAACTAGGTATAACATGATATTTGTGTTCAACGCCAATGTTTTCACTGTTAACTTTGTGACCACGAAACGCAGTAGTGGACAGTAAATAGAAGATGCGAGTGCTCTCATACCCTCGACTGTAgcatgttgctgttgttgttatttgtaGTGATCTTCATTTGCTTGGGGGGAATGCCATCCTGTTCCCCTGTAAAAGACTGATACACATCCAACGGTTATAAGACATGGATCACATTACCATGGATTCCCTCCTGGCGCAGTGCTTCAGCCCATAGCAACATGAACagcattgtttgtgtgtacagaTGGGGAAGGAAAAGCTACTGGAAGAGACAGATTTTTGTACCTGCTGCCCACCCAGACGGATCCCGCTGGACGTCCCCACCGGTCGTTGCTGTAAACAGAGTTGGCCCGTTACAATGAATTGTTTTTCGATAAGCGTAAATCATGGGACACATTAATGCATGTGAATATGTGGAAAGAATCAACACATCATAGAATTAGGTATGTTCAGTCGATTTTTTGCTATTTAGTGTATGCATTTGAACTATTTTATGCTTTAAAAACTATTTATTCTCATTAATTATTACTGTTGTCCGCTACTTTCTGCTGCGACACCCCGACATAACGTACAGGACTGATGAAGTACATCTTAAATGATACAACATTATGTCGTGACCAACACCAGTCCCAGACGAGCACCCTGCGACCGGTTCTGACCTGGATGGTTTTGGTGATCTTGAAGGGTGCCGTCATGGCCATCTGACTCTGCGATGCTCCGATGCCCCTCTTCAGGCTCAGTCGATCACGGGCGTCCAGTGGCTTGGAGGGCAGGGGCCCACCTCGGACGCCTGGCGCACCCATTTGTAGACCGGTTGGGGGGAACTGCCGGCCCACCCCACCGCCCCCCAGGGACCCGGGGCCGGTGTGGATGTGCATCTGCGACATGTGGTTCATCAGGTGGTGCTGCCCGGCAGCTGGGTGGGGGTGAGCGATCTGTGGGGGGGAGCCGAGCTGGTGGTGTTGGACCTGCTTTCGAGAGTTAATCATCTGTCGGGCGTCCtgcacacctccccctccgcctcctcggATTCTGAAGCGTGCGTCTTTCTGCCCGATTTTCTCTCTGGCGTCTTTCACTTGGAAGCCTAAGGAAAAGTGGGTGGAGTTAAGGGGCTCCTTTACATGACTTCAAGCCATCTCATCATTCAATCCTCACATTCTAGCGACCAGTCCGCCGACCATCTTATTCAATCCCTTACACCACATACCGATCATTTTAATGCACCGTCATTAACGGACGCTTCCATCTTAATATTAACAGACCTACAGTAAATGCAGATACACGTCGCAAAGAAGCATGTAGGGGTTATACATCTTGCTTTAGCATTCTTACAACTTGGACAGCAGACATGTGGGTTCCACCACTAGACTATTATTAATTAGACAAAAATCGTATTAATTACTGCCATGGTCAGTGCTTTGATTTACCTGCACCAAGTCCAATCCTCTGTCGAACATCGTTGGCTCCGATCTTCTGCCGCGCGTCAAAGCCGCGGCCAGACGCTCCAGCGCCTCTTCCAAACATCGGTCTGACGAGAGGAAAGATAAATTAGATATTTCTAGCCAGTGTGCCTTGAGAGAGTACAAAATGGGCTCTAAAGTTTTATATATAAACCTCCTGACTTTGAGAAACACTGCAGTAGCCGTCAGAGGGAAAGGGACCTGTCCATGGGATCATTCGACACTTGTGTGTACATTATTACCAAAAACCCTATTAGCCGGGCCCCTACAACTTTATGACACGTGATTTAATGACATTAAAGAACGTCCTCATCCCAATACAGGTTGGAAATTTGACTCCAAACATCCATGTCGTCATAAATCACCACCAGACAAATTGAAATGAAAGAAAGCGTCGCAGCGTTTCTTCTCCACGGTTTAAGCTTAACGATTCGATGGAAAAATAACTATTTTTGAAATGGTAGAGTTTGGCTGTTTGATTAATATACATATGTTTGATAGACTTCATTCGAAACTGGAGTAGGGACGGCAACAGACAGCAAGGTATCGATAGTCTGCTGTCTGTAGCCCCAACGCAGGACTGAATGAGCAACACTGTTGTTCTCCATAACATGGGGAGATGCATCCGCGGTTATAATCCATTTAATATCCTGGACAGAGAATGAAGGTTTTTGCATAACCGTTTCATGATAATTAGAtactattataaataataacaaatacgAAGAAGACCAAATGGTTTCTCCGATTGAGTTGCTATACAACAGAGGCTAATGTTAGCATAAATAGCAATCGTGCATAGTCGCTAGCCGGAAgaagctcgtggctctttagaGTTCCCATTCATACAATTAAAGAAGCTGTTAAACCTTAATCAGCCTGTGACTTCATTCGGGGCAGATTTGTTTAGTACCTTTTAATGGTCTGTTGTTTGGTGTTGAGGCCGCGCTGTCGTATCACCTCGTCCAGAGAGATGTCTGCCATTTTGCTCCCCGTATCTATCTGCTGCGCATGCGTGAGTGGGATTATTTAAATGAGACTATGGCTGCCACTTTGGGACAAAACTAGATAAGACATTTAACGTTTAAAACGTATTAAAGTATACAACCAAGGCTGTTAACCTTCTTAACAGTCACTACTACTCGATTTTTAAACACACCAGGTCATAAATGCACGTGAGTCGGTTTTTCGAAGTAATATTCTCATACATTAGGTTCGAGAATCGACTACTTTTGTTTCAAATGCGAATATTGTGACGTCAAACCAACCCCCATGAGCCCTTGCGGCAAAAACCATTCTGACTGGATCTAGAAATGTTTAGAATATCTCTAATATATCATTTTAAGACCTATATACTATGTATATTGCTATGTTTATGTTTTAAAACAGTTATGTAGTCATGCGTTATAATTACAAAATAATGAATTCCATTTTAGTATGAGCACCATGATGACAAACGCCTGTAAGATGTCTCTATGCCACTCTTCTTCATTTGATTAGGCATGCCTTAAACTGATGAGTAAGGAAAATAACGACGCGGGGTGACGCCCGTGTCCTCGTTCACATTACGAGAGAAATTTTTGAACGGGCACAGGTCCGCCTGTCGAGGTGACTCACTTACTTCGTGAGATGCCTTCAGGACTGGGATCTGCCCCGACCTCTTGTGTTAAAAGAAATCTAACATTTGTCACCACTTCAATGTCTAATTTAACCTAACATGTCAAATAATATTCGCAGTGGCCTACATACCGGTAGATAATTTCTCAGAAAAAGATCTGTATTTACATCAGCCTGAAAGGTCTGTGTTCACGTGCAGTAGGCCCACTCACTTTTATCAAAGCCGAATTGATGGTGCCCTTATTAAATAAAGTGAGTAAAAGGATGCTTGAACGAAGGACGTTTTTAATGGATATTACGTTTTTGGTTATTTTATGTTTTCAGCAACATAACATTTATATTCATAGTTGTGtgttaaaaaataagaaaaactaTAGGGGACTTGTAACTTAGATAGGCCTATGCACGGATAAATGCC includes these proteins:
- the rrp7a gene encoding ribosomal RNA-processing protein 7 homolog A; its protein translation is MAPSTKKHGAGNACIIPGGFAVLSLKFSAESDTQHKLYVKEHRVRVEAKTHRPLDKTLFVLNVPPYCSQAVVSQIFSRFGAVVSVELSDRPGTASVPEIKLSNIFKPAEKQGFKVAYIVFRKAKSIQLAKSHPHNFPLVISTEKQPVTTGLQKWAEQYRKSIILPEKLQETVDAFMTDYDLRKEEKEKKQEEEAEEQKEDEEGWVKVTRGNKGTKARPHSEAANQKSLQKEIRKKKRKELLNFYTWQHRNTQKEHIADLRKKFEEDKQRISLLRAQRKFRPY
- the poldip3 gene encoding polymerase delta-interacting protein 3, with amino-acid sequence MADISLDEVIRQRGLNTKQQTIKRPMFGRGAGASGRGFDARQKIGANDVRQRIGLGAGFQVKDAREKIGQKDARFRIRGGGGGGVQDARQMINSRKQVQHHQLGSPPQIAHPHPAAGQHHLMNHMSQMHIHTGPGSLGGGGVGRQFPPTGLQMGAPGVRGGPLPSKPLDARDRLSLKRGIGASQSQMAMTAPFKITKTIQQRPVGTSSGIRLGGQQSFTGEQDGIPPKQMKITTNNNNSNMLQSRPGTMGSPFSMSGPITKVVKNDAYTAPQAPVPVAPTRPGPSPTAFRSSSAALKPVSRTLQQAPAALSPPPPAPPQPAVSPLEGTKITVNNLHPRVTEEDIVELFCVCGALKRARLVKVGVAEVVFVRKDDAVSAYRKYNNRCLDGQPMKCNLHIQGNVITSDQPILLRLSDSPGGGVKRDGLPPSLSRPAGQRSSSQPTPEVDPQTILKALFKSPSSQSSPTSSGAAANSQATAFRIKI